The following nucleotide sequence is from Halapricum desulfuricans.
CGCGTCGACGCCCTGGCTCTGCAGGCCGGCGACGAGTCGCGTGTTGAGGTGACCGAAGACCATCTCGAAGACCTCCATCGTCTCCGCGTCGGTGAACCGACCGACGACCCCGGACGGCGTCTCGACGTATTCGGGCTCGATCCCCATGCGTTCGAGCGTCTCGTCGACTTTCGTCGAGCCGCCGTGGACGACGACGACGTCTTCTCGCGGGCCGTGCCCGCTCGAACGGCCCGAGGCGCTCTGCGCCTCGCTACCCTGCTCGCGGAGGCGCGCCACGTCCGCCAGCGCTCCCTCCGGATCGACCGCACGGGCACCGCCGACTTTGACGACCACCGTCACTCTGACCACCCCGTCATGGTGCCCCCACGGGATGGAGTCCCTGGAACTGCAGGCCGGCAGTCTCCTCGAGACCCAGCGCGATGTTGGCGGCGTGGACGGCCTGGCCGGCCGAGCCTTTCATCATGTTGTCGATGGCCGAGAAGACCACCAGCCGCTCGTTGCCGGGATCGAGTTCGAAGCCGACCTCGGCTTTGTTCGTCCCCGCGACGGCTTTCGGTTCGGGATAGCGGTAGACGCCACCGCCGCCGGCGACCAGTTCCACGAAGGGTTCGTCCTCGTAGGAGCCGCGGTAGGCCCCCCAGAGATCACCCTTCGAGACCGGCTCGTCCGGGAAGACGTGCGCGGTCGCGCTCGCGCCGCGGATCATGTCGACGGAGTGGGCCGTAAAGGAGACGCCCGCGCCGAGGAACTGCTCGATCTCGGCCTCGTGGCGGTGGCCCGTCGGCGCATAGGGACGGACGACGCCGCTGCGCTCGGGATGGGAGGAGGCCGGGCCGCCACCGGCACCGCCCTCCGAAGAGCCGACCTTCACGTCGACGACAATCCGCTCGTCGCCGGCGAGCACGCCGTGCTCGAAAAGCGGCAGCAAGCCGAGGATCGTCGCGGTGGCGTTACAGCCCCCGGAAGCGATCAGGTCCGCGCCCTCGAGGTTCTCGCGGTTGAGCTCCGGCAGGGCGTACTCGCTCGTCTCCAGCAGCTCGGGCCGGCTGTGGCCGTCGTACCACTCGTCGTACTGGGCCTCCGTCTCGAGGCGGAAGTCCGCCGAGAGGTCGACCACGGTGTCGGCCGCGTCCCGGAAGTCGTCGATGCGCTCCATCGAGACGCCGTGTGGCGTCGCCGCGAACAGCACGTCGACCGATTCGAGGTCCTCCGGGTCGGAGAATCGCAGATCCAGCCCCCGGAGATTGGGATGGGAGTGGCCGATCGTCTTGTTTTCCTTCGAGCGACTCGTCGCCTGTTCGATCTCGAACTCCGGGTGGCCAGCGAGCAGGCGGAGCAACTCGCCGCCGGTGAATCCAGTGCCGCCGACGACGCTTGCCGTGTAAGTCACTGCGAGTTCACCTCGGCTTTCGTCTCCAGCCAGTCGACCACGGCGGCCGGTACGTCCACGTCGACGACGTCGTTCAGCGCCTTGAACTCGACCGTGTGGTTGACCTCGTGGACGGTGTAGCCATCGGCTCGCGGCTCATCGCCG
It contains:
- the argC gene encoding N-acetyl-gamma-glutamyl-phosphate reductase, which codes for MTYTASVVGGTGFTGGELLRLLAGHPEFEIEQATSRSKENKTIGHSHPNLRGLDLRFSDPEDLESVDVLFAATPHGVSMERIDDFRDAADTVVDLSADFRLETEAQYDEWYDGHSRPELLETSEYALPELNRENLEGADLIASGGCNATATILGLLPLFEHGVLAGDERIVVDVKVGSSEGGAGGGPASSHPERSGVVRPYAPTGHRHEAEIEQFLGAGVSFTAHSVDMIRGASATAHVFPDEPVSKGDLWGAYRGSYEDEPFVELVAGGGGVYRYPEPKAVAGTNKAEVGFELDPGNERLVVFSAIDNMMKGSAGQAVHAANIALGLEETAGLQFQGLHPVGAP